TATATCCTTATGGAAAGGCCTGTGGGATGATTAAAAATAGCCTttgaaaactcaaaaacaacatGCTTTTGTATAAACAATGTACCTCAATGACACTGGATACTCCAGTTCACAACCTCCTTTCTCTTTGCAGCACTGCCCTGTAGCACAGGAGTGTCTGATATAATGCAGGCTGCCACCAACGACGACGGTTCCTCTGACAGCCAGCTGCCTCGAGAAGACAAAAAGCCTTTGGACCACAACTTGAACCCCCAGACCCCTGAGAGGACTGGTCCATCTCTGTCTGGCGGGTTCAGCTGTAatcaagaggaggaggaagtggaggtggACGTTCTGCTTTACTCCCCAGACAAAGTGCCTCAGACCAGAGAGTGTGAGGATGGACTCGACAACATGGCTCTAACTccagatgaagaagaggaggaagatgtgAACGAGATTGATGTGACTGGAGATGAGGCAGAGTAGccttttgtatgtgtgcatagTTTTTATTATGTTGTGTAACTCGTTTAGCACTTGGGTGTGCCAGTCCTAATGTTCCCTGTGTGGttctgcttttatttctgttcaCAGAGATGTCAGATGAAGTCTGTTTCAATGTGAAGCTATGTATAAtagatttttatatatttcctttttctgttaCTCAACCATCAGTCTGTGTCTGGCGATCATAAGCTGTGTGCATGCAAGAGTCACAGGCTGCACACTGGTAAATTGAGTTCCATATACAAGTTTCAAATGGCTGTTTTAATTTGCATTGATAATATGCTGAAATATTgatacaagaagaaaaaaaacttgtttgcCCTTGTTTacaatcatttatatttgtcttttttttaaatttcacattttcagtcaaaTTTGGTCAGACTGATGAAGGTAAAAAGCACTTTTACTGCACTGCAACTATTGCAGAAAACAGATCTTATTTTGAGTCTGCACAGTGTTTAATGTAAATAACATAATTATGGTTTATTAAAAAACAGTCTATTttcatgaatgtgtttttgattgTGAAGGTTTCAGCTGGATGTCTCTTATCGCCTGACCTCATACCAGAATGCAGATAACAAGACTTCCAGTTATTCACAGAACAAACGTGTTAAACGGGTATTTCAAGAAGTTGAAAGGTATTTGGATTGAGGGTAGATTTCTTAATTATTGTGGCTTTGTTGGCCAACAGCGGGGCAAAACTAGCAGAAATGTGCCAAGTgcttaaaacagaaaaaaccaCTAGAGGGCGCACTGTCTCTGTCCTCCGTTTGAATCCAACTTTATTGACATCGGAAGTGTCGGAGGAAACGGTAGACACGTGTTTTCTTGCAGATTTGAAGGTTACAGAAGAAGCTGCAGGTAGGCTTCTTGTGCAGTCTGCAGGAGAGGGTCCCCAGCACGGCGTGTTTGTGGTTGAAAGCCGGGTGTGAGCAGCGCTGAAACGCAGACATGGATCCCATGAAGGCGCAGCAGCTGGCGGCGGAGCTGGAGGTGGAGATGATGGCTGACATGTACAACCGGTAAAGCCAAAACACGCTAATCACCGAGCTAGCTGCCTCTTATTCATGCTGTCTCTGTCATCCACTGTCACAGTAGCATGGCCTTCATGTATAGATGTGTCCGTGGTAAACGTGTCGATGACATATGGTAATCTAAATGTTAGCCAAGACGTACAGTATTTCACTGATACTCAGTCACCTACACTGATTGGCTCTATACATAAAGCTTATATTAACTGTACAAACCACCAGGAGCAGGCAGCAGTTAGTCATTGAAGGAGAGGTATTAGTCTGTTAAATGACAGTATCACATGACCTTAATAGGTTTAATTAAATCACGACCTCTTAGCTTTGCTGTTGGAAAAGTACTCTGAAGATTGTTTTTGGAGGTTCAACTTataatttaattcattattcatctgtaaaatgtctaaGTAAGAACATTCTCTATCCCAGGCCAAAAGCCAAAGTGACATCTTGAGTTATTGATAGATGTCATCAACAGcctaaaccaaacatttctggGTTACAGAAATATCAGGACATgttcaatattattattattattagtagtagtattagtggttgtagcatttaaaaaaaacttttctctaAAATTCAGTAATTTTATCTTACACACGCATTGTCTTGAAATGGAGATTGGGTACAACGTGGTGAAATAAAGCTGCAAGATGTGATTCTGTGGTTCAAGCCAACACAGACCGTTAGAGGTTGAAAGCTTCAacagtttaattaaaaatatccaCTAAGTTTGGTGATGTTTGGACAAACTGTCCTTTAAGTTAAAGTTTAAGTCAAATTTGCAACTTCTGATCAGTTTGGTCTGATAATGATCCACAGAAAATTTGGTAGCAATCAGAGCAGTTTAGGAGgagatgttaaaaatgtgtttttcaaaaaattcaaaatggtgaaaaatctaTCTTGGCCTATATGGATAGATTCATCTGGAGCCACAGAATCCAGGAAAAAAGAATTTTGTTTGTGACACTTACGATTCAAAAGTTATAAATAGGCCAAAACATTAAGATAGTTGTtatagcgccaccatcaggctGAAGGGAGTTTCATATTTGTTGGGCAGCACTTGCACACAACCTCCAATCAACAGGCAAAatctcttgtctctctcatttATCATCTTACAGGAATttgcaaaaacatttctgaagaaaaaatgaatgaattaaaataataactataataataatgataaaccagaacaaaaacaacaaggtTTGGCTTGAACCCTTAAATATATCTTGACCTCAAAGTTTAACACATCTGTGTTCTTGCAGTTTCTCCACAGCAGGTGGAACCTTGAAGGGaaagttaaatatttttaattcattcaaaattaatgtgaaaatgctCACATACTATGTAAACTTGTATCTAACAAAGTCATTTTCCACATaatcaaatattcaaaatatgCTGGATCATGTTGATACAGGTCCCAAAACTTGTAACATATTTTAGACAATTATTGATTAATAGGAAAAGCTGATTAAACAGGaaagtattttgtattttcttccaGCTGAAGAAAGATCTTGAAATGTCTTACATGTAAGTTGTGTGCGGCATTGTGCTGTATGCTTGTATACATAGCTTTAAAACCATTCATGTGATCATTCAACCATACATTATACAATACAGGAGGTCTTATAGAGAAATATCAAAGGTTTATACCTTTTATAACACTGTtatcaagtctgtcttaaacaactctcaggagcccaaatgaacattgaaacaggtttttcttgtcgtaattattcctcctgttcataccgaacccttcataatgtacttccaatgtaagtgatgggggacaaaatccacagtcctccttctattcagaaatgagtcaaatcaagtagatatctttcaacgttacagtctttttagtgctaaagttcctctttttgttactatacttccactgcagctcaacagggaaacacaaagagggaatttgatgcaaaaaagactgtaaacgtggcagatatccacttgatatgactaactcagactgctgaagcctcatacaagcttcagatcaacttttaaatgaatttttgcacaaaatgactgtgtggacacactgtggattttggctcccatcacttacacatAAAGcgcatttgaaggagatcttttaatagccagaatgaacaggaggaatgattacagcaagcaaagcctgtgtgaacctgtcctttttaagagagagacaaaaatcaTCCAGTTagttttttaaagggaatttcTGCTTTTCCAGTGTTccattatattataattttgaTGTTGCAACTGTAGTAAGAAGGTAAATCCACCACTGAAGAGTTGAATCTTGATGCAACTACTCTCCCTGCCATTTTCTTTGCATCCTTATTACCAACTGGTTTTAAGGAAATGAGACCAAGACTGAAGAGAGGGGAGTTTGAGGACAAGGTGGCTACAACATTCAGGATGAGTTTAGGATGAATCTGTGGTCCAGATGACTAAAAGGTTAACACAAGAAGTTGGAATGTGAGCCAAGGTCAGGGGAACTGACCAATGAAGACTGCATATATTGTGGATGTGAAAGCAGGACTGCACAGTAGAGTAACTTAAGCTTATGGTGAGGTCATGTCCATTGACACATGATTTGATGTGTCATAGCAGAAAAATCCCACTTgtcattaataacattaacatggCTGGGTTTAAGCTTTAACAgagagccagcatgcacaatacctgAGCCCCAAAACAGAAAGTGGAATGCAGCTATAACtaattatataatttacatCTGTTTTTCCTGCCACAACATGTCAAAAAGTCcactgtgaaaaaggcctgttcCAGTATATAATGAATAATATCTGCTGTATGTGTTTAGTTCACTGGTTGAGGGCAGCAGCTTGTTCCTACCAGTCATTCTGTCAGTTCTGCAGTAATGACGGAGGTAAAACTTGCCGAATCTTTCTTCCCCATTTCAGCTCAAAGTTGCTCTCATATCTGTCGGAGCAGATCACACAGAACATACTGAATAAGGaactgtgtcatttttaatgaacCTTCGTTATTTGACACTTCTTGACTCGACAAATTCGTCTTTCTAATAACAGTAGTAGCAGAGCTTACTGACGTATCTTAATTGATTAGAGCCGTTATTGTTGTTATGaattacacctgtgttttttctgttatgtctgctgctctttattgacaaaattatatttcttctatttctacCATGTGCAGTATAGTTTGAGGAATGACTGGTGCTACAACACAATATTTATGAGGCTGTCTTTGGCAGTTGTAGACAGTCATTGCTAATTTCAGTCATATACATGATTGATAATGATTTGGTCTTcattagggctgcagctaattattttcatcatcgataaatctgacgattattttctcgattagttgtttgttccataaaatgtcagaaaatggtgaaaaatgatgatcagtgtttcccagatCTCAATGTAACATCCTCAAATGCCTTGTTTTGGAGagtgtctttgtctctgtagtcagagaatttggatttttttttcttaaaaaatgactctaaatcattcatcaattatcaaaatagttggagattaatttcatagttggcaactaatcgactaatcgttgctcTAGTATTCATCAATGAGTATTGtccccattaaaaaaaatagtaatatcAAATAAACTCACATCAGTCAATCTGGTGGGGACACAGAGAATTTATAAGTCACACCAATTTATGCTGGGATACTTATTTTTGCATGCATGATGAAATAGTGCAGTAGAAGTGGTTTCACATCATCATTTTGatctcaaaatgaatgaaataaattgtAACATCTCCCAGCTCTACATAACGTTTACCACTCTGACAGACTCATGGTTTCCTTTCCTCCCAGGATGACCAACGCCTGCCACAGGAAGTGTGTGCCGCCACATTACAAGGAGGCCGAGCTGACGAAGGGCGAGTCGGTGTGCCTGGACCGCTGCGTGGCCAAATACCTGGACCTTCACGAGAGGCTGGGACGCAAGCTGACAGAGCTGTCCGTCCAGGACGAGGAAATGATGAGGAAGGCTGCTGTCGGGAGTGGATAGAGACGCTGATGACGGGAGCGAGAAGTAGAAAGTTGTGgggagttattacaaagttatGGGGCGGGGTTAGCATAGCTGGTTTCTCTAAATGAGAGATTGGTGTTTTTAATAAGAGGGTGGGTAAATAAAATTTATAAAGTCAAGTTAAAGCTCATGAGGGTCCACTGAGAGAAACTGCCTCCTCTGCTTCAGTAGAGGATGATACAGAGGAAGCACCGGAGCACCTGGCGGAGTTGCAACGTGAAGACGTCCTGAAACTGCTCACAGCGGTTCAGCAGCCTCTCTGGATCTGTccgatttgtttttttttttttacaaattcaGCTCGGGCTGGTCCTGTACAAGTCACCTAAAAACTGACTGGAAGGGAGAAAGACCTGGGACATGTAATATTATTTGAAAGTCATACTTTGtgcttgttttctgctgcttctACCGCAGAAACTCACATATACTTTTAAGGCTTTGTGGTACCAATTATCTAGTATTTGCTGcaggttaaaacaaacacaaataatgatTTACATGTAGTCTTAGGTCACTCTTTAAACTCGGGTGACTTATTTGAAAGAGGGTGACGGAGGCCTCTTAAGGTTGCAGCGCATCATCATATTCAGGTAGAGATACATTGTTAACAATTACAAGTTGTCTGTTATGCAGACAACTTGTAAAAGTACAAAACcttgaaatacagtaaatcagaTACATGGATCAGGACATGCACTGAATCAGTTATGTATGGCAGTACAGTTTGAGCCAGAATGTCTTTTTATACAAGACACTGCGTAGTTTACTCTCTTTCACAACAACACAGATACAGACCAGCAGCCAGGTCATTCTAGTTACATGCGTTAAGGATGGACTGAACTTTGTTCATGTGTCCTGCTTGTGTAGACTGTGTTGTGCTGTACGCCAGTGgaccatgtttttctttttgactttgatatgtcttcttttttttctcatgtgttAACCACTGTGTCAGTGATGCAGCTCTTCAACTGCATATTGGAGAAGCTGCACAGTGTTTCGTTGTTATTAATTGCTCTAATAAAACAATGTCCTCATTTATCTCAACAGTATGATTGTTATCAGTGATGTTTCACAGATATTTAAGTCTGTCACACACAcctcatcctaccaacatatttaacatacaaggaaTACTGACTGGGGACCACAGGAATAAACTACtataagaaacaaccatcatagcaaagtgttaacttatttcttctcaaaacattattagttatgtaattaatgttattttaggaaagttacagttcatttacatattgtgtaaaacaaaaatatatacttttctcTAATACCAATTAcagcttttatcccaagtacaatctttccacaaagccttcaaaatgactgctACCCCTcctgatagtgtgtgatactttaaattaggacccatggcaaacatgaactcaataaatagttccatctattaaaactgcataggcAGAATTTTCACTGGAGACACCCAGGGCCACAATACagtggtatttttaaaaagcactaattaaaacaaacagaaaacaatgatatgaagtcattaggaacaaacTGATAAAGTCAAAGGAAGATAGAGTAACGCACCTGTGTGATATGAGATTAAGTACAGCTCTGGGGTCTGTGGGGCGCCGGTCTGCAGGATTCAGGTAAAATTGTCTGTCCTACAGGCAGAGTGGAGGCGGGGTTTTATAAATATGTGTCTGTACCTTTAAGACAAACACAGATCGGGGTGAGGAAGTGAAGACAACTGACTTTCGTTTCCCTGGTGAAACTTTTATAAATACCACCAGCTTGTGTCGTGTAAAGGGGAACTGATCTGCAGACTGCTCTGTGTTTCTGAGCCTCAGGTGGACTAACTTCACTCTGCTGTCTGCGTGGGGCATGGTGAGTGATCTTCCAGGTGGtgttaaattgtaaaaaaaaaaaaaaggctctaTGATAGTATTTAATACTCATGAATTAGATGAACCTGAAATATGTGGCAGGCATTGACACAAAGAGAATCATAAATTGTTATTGTAGATGGATGTCACAGTAAGAGTCACTATAGTGGTTGCAATAATATCGTCAAATAATAG
The DNA window shown above is from Thunnus maccoyii chromosome 2, fThuMac1.1, whole genome shotgun sequence and carries:
- the timm10 gene encoding mitochondrial import inner membrane translocase subunit Tim10 is translated as MDPMKAQQLAAELEVEMMADMYNRMTNACHRKCVPPHYKEAELTKGESVCLDRCVAKYLDLHERLGRKLTELSVQDEEMMRKAAVGSG